Proteins encoded by one window of Rutidosis leptorrhynchoides isolate AG116_Rl617_1_P2 chromosome 7, CSIRO_AGI_Rlap_v1, whole genome shotgun sequence:
- the LOC139860066 gene encoding uncharacterized protein, with product MAEGISLACLNMFCKCVLELYVDEYLRKPTGSDIARLYSAHEEKHDDIYPDWATLIKAYSSPTYEPGTKFKQFQESAHKDVERTFGVLQVEDNGYNITWLEEELHRSDEANPNYLRNPSTSREIKELEIRDMDLHNQLRQDLTEHIWELPPNFRRLND from the exons ATGGCCGAAGGTATATCATTAGCATGTCTTAATATGTTTTGTAAATGTGTTTTGGAACTTTATGTTGATGAATACTTGAGGAAACCAACTGGTAGCGATATAGCTCGTTTGTATAGCGCTCATGAAGAAAAACATG ATGATATTTACCCAGATTGGGCAACGTTAATCAAGGCGTATTCGTCCCCAACATATGAGCCAGGTACAAAATTTAAACAGTTTCAAGAAAGTGCACATAAGGATGTCGAGAGAACATTCGGTGTTCTTCAGG TCGAGGATAATGGCTACAACATTACATGGCTCGAGGAAGAATTACATAGGAGTGATGAAGCTAATCCTAACTATCTAAGGAATCCATCTACAAGTCGTGAGATAAAAGAATTAGAAATACGAGATATGGACCTTCATAACCAACTTCGACAAGATCTCACTGAACACATTTGGGAACTTCCACCAAATTTTAGACGTTTAAATGATTAG